The Bubalus kerabau isolate K-KA32 ecotype Philippines breed swamp buffalo chromosome X, PCC_UOA_SB_1v2, whole genome shotgun sequence genome has a segment encoding these proteins:
- the GDPD2 gene encoding glycerophosphoinositol inositolphosphodiesterase GDPD2 yields MADSPGCCSVWAHCFHCLYSCHWKKCPRDRMQTNKCECVWFGLLFLTFLLSLGWLYVVLILLNDLHNFNEFLFQRWGHWMDWSPAFLLVISLLVTYASLLLLLALLLWLYGQPLCLHTVHKVLLLLIIFLVAAGLVGLEVQWQEEWHSLRLSLQATAPFLHIGAAAGITLLAWPVADTFYHIHRRGPKILLLLLYFGATLGIYLAPLFISSACIMEPKDLPHKPKLIGHRGAPMLAPENTLMSLRKTAECGAVVFETDVMVSSDGIPFLMHDERLTRTTDVASVFPDRVNSHSSDFSWAELKRLNAGAWFLQRQPFWGAKQLSGHDREDAESQTVPSLEEILKEAEGLNLSIIFDLRCPPENHTYHDSFVNQTLETVLSSGVPQAMVLWLPDEDRAYVQERAPQMRQIYGHLEGHGTESPQFLNLPYQDLPLLDIKALHHDNVSVNLFVVNKPWLFSLLWCAGVDSVTTNDCQLLQQMRYPVWLIPAQTYLIIWIITNCVSLLLLLWTFLLQQRCAKERQRTGLETAVLLTRINNFIRE; encoded by the exons ATGGCCGACTCCCCTGGCTGCTGCTCTGTCTGGGCCCACTGCTTCCACTGCCTGTACAGCTGCCACTGGAAGAAATGCCCCAGGGATAGGATGCAAACCAACAAG TGCGAATGCGTCTGGTTTGGCCTGCTCTTCCtcaccttcctcctctccctgggcTGGCTGTACGTCGTGCTCATCCTTCTCAATGACCTGCACAACTTCAATGA aTTCCTATTCCAGCGCTGGGGGCACTGGATGGACTGGTCCCCGGCATTCCTGCTGGTCATCTCTCTACTGGTCACATACGCATCCCTGCTCTTG ctcctggccCTGCTCCTGTGGCTCTATGGCCAGCCTCTGTGTCTGCACACTGTCCACAAG GTGTTGCTGCTCCTCATCATATTTCTTGTGGCTGCTGGCCTTGTGGGACTGGAGGTCCAATGGCAGGAGGAGTGGCATAGTTTACGCCTGTCACTGCAG GCCACAGCCCCATTCCTTCACATTGGAGCAGCTGCTGGCATCACCCTCCTGGCCTGGCCTGTGGCTGATACCTTCTACCATATCCATCGAAGAG GTCCCAAGATCCTGCTACTGCTCCTATATTTTGGAGCCACCCTGGGCATCTACCTGGCGCCCCTATTCATCTCCTCAGCCTGTATCATGGAACCCAAAGACCTACCACACAAGCCTAAGTTGATAGGACACCGAGGGGCCCCCATG CTGGCCCCCGAGAACACCCTGATGTCCCTGCGGAAGACAGCTGAATGTGGAGCTGTTGTGTTTGAGACCGACGTGATGGTCAG CTCTGATGGGATCCCCTTTCTCATGCATGATGAGCGCCTGACCAGGACCACAGATGTGGCCTCTGTGTTCCCAGACCGAGTCAACAGCCACAGCAGTGACTTCTCCTGGGCTGAACTGAAGAGGCTCAATGCTGGGGCCTGGTTCCTTCAG AGGCAACCTTTCTGGGGGGCTAAGCAGCTGTCAGGCCATGATCGAGAAGATGCTGAGAGTCAAACAGTGCCATCCTTGGAAGAAATACTGAAGGAAGCTGAAGGCCTCAACCTTTCTATCATATTTGACCTGCGCTGCCCCCCAGAAAACCACACATATCATGACAGTTTTGTCAACCAGACATTGGAGACTGTGCTGAGTTCAGGAGTGCCCCAAGCCATG GTCCTTTGGCTACCGGATGAAGATCGGGCTTATGTCCAAGAAAGAGCCCCCCAAATGCGCCAGATATACGGACATCTGGAAGGCCATGGCACTGAGAGTCCCCAGTTTCTCAACCTCCCCTATCAAGACCTGCCACTGTTGGATATCAA GGCGCTGCACCATGATAATGTCTCGGTGAACCTATTTGTAGTGAACAAGCCCTGGCTCTTCTCCCTACTCTGGTGTGCAGGGGTGGATTCAGTCACCACCAACGACTGCCAGCTGCTGCAGCAGATGCGCTATCCTGTCTGGCTTATT cCCGCTCAAACCTACCTGATAATATGGATCATTACCAATTGTGTCTCCCTCCTGCTGCTTTTATGGACTTTCCTCCTACAACA GAGGTGTGCTAAGGAGAGACAGAGAACTG GGCTAGAAACAGCAGTGCTGCTGACCAGGATCAACAATTTCATAAGGGAGTGA